A segment of the bacterium genome:
ACACCATCGCCATAAGCATGAGCCCGGGCATTGCTCAGCGCTTCGCCGGTCGCGAGTTGCAATTCCCGCGCTTTTTCGTCAGACAGCCCTTCTTGCTTGACGGTGGCATAGATCATGCGGCGCGCGACCCTCAGGGCGTCGGGTTCTGTTTCCAGGTTGATGGAGAGCGTCCAGGTCATCATTCCCTCCGCAAGAGCGGCATCATTAGTTGTCTCAATCGTGTCAGCGGTGAGGGCGAACGAAGTCGAGTGCATCCCGGGGTGAATGAAACACTGGAAGGATGGTGCCCAACTCGATGATCTTAACGACCCTGTGCACGAGCGGAGACGACGCCGCCACTGCCAACGCTTGTCGTTCACCGAGCGCTTCCTTGCCCGCTATGAGCACCCGAAAGCCGCTCAGATCAACGTACGTCGCATTCGCGAGGTCCACGACGACGTGCCGACCACTCTCGATGGCCGACTGCAGAGCACTTTGAAGCATCGGTGCGGTCGCGAGGTCGACTTCGCCGCGAACATGAATAACGGTTGCGTCCTGGAGATCTTCGGTCTGAATCTCGAACAGGTCCATGGTGCATCTCCAGAGGTCTGACCCAGGAGTCGAGCGGACCAGACCGACGGCCATGGTCAACCGCCAGCGGAAGATCGGCCTGCCTTCGTGCCGTCTTCGCCTCCAGGCCACCGACCAGTTGTCGAGGGGAAAGGGTCGTCTTCGAAAGGGAAGAGAATTAAGCCGAGTATGCGCGTTTCCTCGGTAAATAGCAATGGCCTGGACCGAGGCGCGATTATACTTAGCCGCCAAGTAGAGCGTGCTCAACGACAGCGCCACATTTGACTAAAATATCCGCCTACGGCGTAGCCCGTTTCGGCAGGAGGTCTCTACCGAACATCCGGAACGCAAAGGTGTGACCGACACCGACCGCCTCCATGCCCCACATGCCCAGGTGCTCAGGGATCGGTCGCCTTTGGCTCTTGAACACGCTCGGGTGATACGGGCCGCCGTAATACGGACGACCGTTCTCGTCGACGCAGGACAGCACGATCGCGCCGTCGCGGACCTTCGCCTCGGCAACCTTGTGCACGATGTAGTGCGTGTCCTCCGGCACCAGCCGCCTCGGCCACTTACCGGCGTGCGCCTGCCCGCCGCCATCCACCA
Coding sequences within it:
- a CDS encoding STAS domain-containing protein, whose amino-acid sequence is MDLFEIQTEDLQDATVIHVRGEVDLATAPMLQSALQSAIESGRHVVVDLANATYVDLSGFRVLIAGKEALGERQALAVAASSPLVHRVVKIIELGTILPVFHSPRDALDFVRPHR